The following are encoded together in the Thermodesulfobacteriota bacterium genome:
- the uvrB gene encoding excinuclease ABC subunit UvrB, with product MFKLNSELSPKGDQPQAIEELTDGVLKGLKHQVLLGVTGSGKTFTIAHVIANVGRPTLVISHNKTLAAQLYGELKELFPENAVHYFVSYYDYYQPEAYIPETDTYIEKDAQINEHIDRLRHAATSSLFERRDVIIVASVSCIYGIGAPQDYYGLLTMVEEGMQLDRDDLLRKLTEVQYERSNLDLYRSSFRVKGDVVDVFPSHQETVALRIEFFGDRVESIKEIDPLRGKSLRPVKRVAIFPGTHYVAPRGRLFQAIEDIKEELKERIKYFESRGMMLEKQRIEEKTNYDIELLSTMGFCPGIENYSRHLSGRKPGEPPWTLLDYFPKDFLMIIDESHQMVPQLRGMYEGDRSRKLTLVEHGFRLPSAVDNRPLNFSEFEERVNQVIYVSATPGPYEIEKSGGVVVEQIIRPTGLADPEVEVRGAKNQVDDLLDEIRKRVQSGDRVLITTLTKRMAEDLTEYYRDLGIRVRYLHSDIDTLERIRIVRDLRMGKFDVLVGINLLREGLDIPEVSLVAVLDADKEGYLRSGTSLIQIFGRAARNIRGKVILYADRITSSMAQAISETERRRGIQQQYNEEQGITPKSIEKGITDILSTIYEADYLTVSMETEPDMLEIPPEKISSTIGSLTKEMKEAAKKLEFERAAQVRDRIKRLRELELKYLGEVKS from the coding sequence ATATTCAAACTCAACAGTGAATTATCCCCAAAAGGCGATCAGCCCCAGGCCATAGAGGAACTTACCGATGGTGTGCTCAAAGGGCTTAAGCATCAGGTGCTTCTCGGCGTTACCGGGAGCGGAAAGACATTCACCATCGCCCACGTAATCGCCAACGTCGGACGCCCGACCCTGGTCATATCCCACAACAAAACCTTGGCCGCCCAGCTCTACGGAGAGCTCAAAGAGCTTTTTCCGGAAAACGCAGTCCACTATTTTGTGAGCTACTACGATTACTATCAACCGGAGGCCTACATTCCCGAAACCGACACCTACATAGAAAAGGACGCCCAGATAAATGAGCATATAGACAGATTGCGGCACGCCGCCACCTCGTCGCTTTTTGAAAGGAGGGACGTAATCATAGTGGCCAGCGTGTCCTGCATATACGGCATAGGCGCTCCGCAGGATTACTACGGGCTTCTGACAATGGTGGAAGAGGGAATGCAGTTGGACCGGGATGATCTGCTCAGAAAATTGACCGAAGTTCAGTATGAAAGGAGTAACCTGGACCTCTATAGGAGCAGTTTCCGGGTGAAGGGCGACGTGGTTGATGTATTTCCGTCACATCAGGAAACGGTTGCCCTACGCATAGAGTTTTTTGGAGACCGGGTGGAATCGATAAAGGAAATAGACCCATTAAGGGGAAAGTCCCTCCGGCCGGTCAAAAGGGTAGCCATATTCCCCGGAACCCATTACGTAGCCCCTCGGGGCAGGCTATTCCAGGCAATAGAAGACATCAAAGAGGAGTTGAAGGAGAGGATAAAATACTTTGAATCCCGCGGTATGATGCTGGAAAAACAGAGGATCGAAGAGAAGACCAACTACGACATCGAGCTTCTTTCCACCATGGGCTTTTGCCCGGGCATCGAGAATTATTCGAGACATCTCTCCGGAAGGAAGCCGGGAGAACCGCCCTGGACGCTCCTCGATTACTTTCCCAAGGATTTCCTGATGATAATCGACGAGAGCCATCAGATGGTGCCCCAGCTAAGGGGTATGTACGAAGGGGACCGAAGCAGGAAGCTTACCCTAGTTGAGCATGGGTTCAGATTACCATCTGCAGTGGATAACCGCCCGTTGAATTTCTCCGAGTTCGAGGAAAGGGTGAATCAGGTGATATACGTGTCGGCTACTCCCGGTCCCTATGAAATCGAAAAATCAGGCGGAGTGGTGGTCGAGCAGATAATCAGACCGACCGGGCTTGCCGACCCGGAGGTGGAGGTAAGAGGGGCTAAGAATCAGGTCGACGACCTTTTAGACGAGATAAGAAAAAGGGTGCAATCGGGAGACCGGGTCCTCATAACCACCCTCACCAAGCGTATGGCCGAGGATTTGACCGAATACTACAGAGACCTGGGAATTAGAGTCAGGTACCTGCATTCCGATATCGACACGCTGGAGAGAATAAGGATCGTACGGGACCTGAGAATGGGCAAGTTTGATGTCCTCGTTGGAATTAACCTATTAAGGGAGGGGCTGGATATCCCAGAAGTCTCTCTCGTGGCAGTCCTGGATGCGGACAAGGAGGGTTATCTCCGTTCCGGAACCTCATTAATTCAGATATTTGGCCGGGCGGCCCGAAACATCAGAGGAAAGGTTATTCTCTACGCCGATAGAATCACCTCATCGATGGCCCAGGCCATATCCGAGACGGAGAGGAGAAGGGGCATCCAACAGCAATACAATGAAGAACAAGGAATAACTCCTAAGAGTATAGAAAAGGGAATAACCGATATTTTATCCACCATATATGAGGCGGACTATCTGACTGTCTCTATGGAGACGGAGCCAGATATGTTGGAAATTCCACCGGAGAAGATTTCCAGTACGATCGGAAGCCTCACCAAAGAGATGAAGGAGGCGGCAAAGAAACTGGAATTCGAGAGGGCGGCTCAGGTGAGGGACAGAATCAAACGGCTCCGGGAACTGGAGCTTAAATACCTGGGAGAGGTTAAATCATAA